A genomic window from Pseudomonas argentinensis includes:
- a CDS encoding transposase → MARLPRLYFPGCVQHVIQRGNNREACFYDEADYKVYLSFLNDAAKKYQVAIHAFVLMTNHVHLLATPSNEQGISRLMQALGRRYVQYFNFTYGRTGTLWEGRYKSTLVDSDSYLLTVYRYLELNPVRAGMVAHASEYPWSSYQANALGKPIQLLTPHALYLRLGKTEEERQSAYRSLFRGRLPDRQLAEIREATNKGWALGDDRFKAQIELKTGRRTVPLRRGGDRKSAGYREVSR, encoded by the coding sequence CGCCTTTATTTTCCGGGATGCGTCCAGCATGTGATTCAGCGAGGCAACAATCGTGAGGCCTGCTTTTACGATGAGGCGGATTACAAGGTCTACCTTTCCTTTCTGAACGACGCGGCCAAAAAATACCAAGTCGCCATTCATGCTTTTGTGCTTATGACGAATCATGTGCATCTGCTCGCTACGCCCAGCAATGAACAGGGCATTAGCCGGCTGATGCAGGCTCTGGGGCGTCGATACGTTCAATACTTCAATTTCACTTACGGTCGTACCGGTACCCTATGGGAGGGGCGATATAAATCGACGCTAGTCGATAGTGACAGTTACCTGCTAACGGTTTACCGCTATCTAGAACTGAACCCGGTACGAGCAGGCATGGTTGCTCATGCATCGGAATATCCATGGTCAAGTTATCAAGCCAATGCCTTGGGCAAGCCTATCCAGCTGCTCACGCCACACGCACTCTATCTTCGGCTCGGTAAAACAGAGGAGGAGCGCCAGAGCGCCTACCGTTCATTGTTCCGGGGTCGATTGCCTGATCGACAGTTGGCGGAGATTCGTGAGGCGACGAACAAGGGGTGGGCTCTTGGCGATGATCGGTTCAAGGCTCAAATTGAGCTCAAGACGGGTAGGAGAACTGTTCCCCTGAGGCGAGGCGGGGACAGGAAATCTGCGGGGTATCGAGAGGTAAGCCGCTAA
- a CDS encoding S26 family signal peptidase: protein MPQKLISLPLNLLLPGAGLAYLGSIKGALAFQALLYLLLAFLTLTRLTLHPTGWIVLVSVLVLLSLGSAIYGLTMPPSFLKIRVRLFRLLVFSLLSILSLGLSLANKQSLLGVQVYFVPSLSMAPTLNPGDFILVDTWAYSIRPPAIGDIVVFQQADDFAVVKRSANWPGTNSGIQGNQLYVLGDNPRLSMDSRKIGGVDLSKINGRVRLKLVTWQPESQHWQWQMVGVH from the coding sequence ATGCCGCAAAAATTAATTAGCCTACCGCTCAACCTACTGCTCCCTGGTGCCGGGCTGGCCTATTTAGGGTCTATCAAAGGAGCCTTGGCGTTCCAAGCCCTACTCTATTTGCTGCTAGCCTTCCTCACACTAACGCGCCTGACTTTGCACCCAACCGGCTGGATTGTACTGGTATCTGTCTTGGTCCTGCTCAGTTTGGGAAGTGCTATTTACGGACTGACAATGCCACCCTCATTCCTGAAAATACGGGTGCGGCTTTTTCGCCTACTCGTCTTCAGCTTGCTAAGCATACTTAGCCTTGGGCTAAGCCTCGCGAACAAACAAAGCCTATTGGGTGTTCAAGTCTACTTTGTACCCTCACTATCAATGGCTCCAACGCTCAATCCCGGCGATTTCATTCTGGTTGATACCTGGGCCTACTCTATCCGCCCGCCGGCCATCGGCGATATCGTGGTGTTCCAGCAGGCCGACGATTTCGCGGTCGTTAAACGCAGCGCCAACTGGCCAGGTACAAACTCCGGGATTCAAGGTAATCAACTGTATGTCTTAGGGGACAATCCGCGATTAAGCATGGATAGTCGGAAGATTGGCGGAGTAGACCTGAGCAAAATCAACGGCAGGGTTCGCCTGAAGCTGGTCACATGGCAGCCTGAGAGCCAACACTGGCAATGGCAAATGGTTGGCGTGCATTAA
- a CDS encoding DUF6531 domain-containing protein — MRYLPLALAIGFTPIAAEACTLSFTSPGDGATVRSPSITVYGQGGASATEGDFGTVTATLNGSSFFNYSGSFTAAVSFLEGRGVGVTLRPGLNFLFVRGSVGGCSASDTMTISYEPELIQSKNNGAPPPESCQGNPINVAVGNKYQTEVDYVSAASPNLSFARFYNSFNGYWRHTYSYRLILTANSIRLIQADGRERLFALSGSTATPEADERGRLELIGDHWVYSNDLQEVYQFDSQGKLVAIRSPNARSVSLVYSANHVTVTSDTGEQLTFTQDIKYQPLTLSAQGLEVDYSYDGDWRLLGVQKNRAGLITNRSFLYENEMYPRFLTGIIDENGERYATWTYDGSGRAISSSHADGADHTSVAYNADGSTSVTNSLGKVTNYQYQVVNGIKKVVAIDGEPSPNCPGSNSTFTYDDRGLLKTKTDNKGIVTTYDYNDRGLEVSRTEASGTAQARTVTTEWHPSLYLPLAVTESDRITRYQYDDQGRQLSQTVENR; from the coding sequence ATGCGTTATCTACCACTGGCACTGGCCATTGGCTTCACCCCCATAGCCGCTGAGGCTTGCACACTAAGTTTCACCTCGCCTGGAGATGGGGCGACTGTCCGTAGCCCGAGTATTACTGTCTATGGTCAGGGGGGCGCAAGCGCAACCGAGGGCGACTTTGGTACTGTAACAGCGACCCTTAATGGCTCCAGTTTTTTCAATTACTCAGGTTCATTTACCGCGGCTGTTTCGTTCTTAGAGGGCCGAGGTGTTGGGGTTACTCTGCGTCCGGGGCTTAACTTCCTATTTGTTAGAGGAAGCGTTGGTGGCTGCTCGGCAAGCGATACGATGACTATCTCCTATGAGCCAGAGCTAATTCAGTCAAAAAATAATGGAGCACCTCCCCCGGAGTCCTGCCAAGGTAATCCGATCAATGTGGCTGTTGGCAACAAGTACCAGACTGAAGTTGATTACGTCAGCGCTGCATCTCCTAATCTAAGCTTTGCCCGTTTCTATAATAGCTTTAATGGCTACTGGCGGCACACGTATTCATATCGATTGATTCTGACAGCTAATTCCATACGTCTAATACAGGCAGATGGTCGCGAACGACTTTTCGCTTTGTCGGGTTCCACTGCGACGCCAGAGGCAGACGAGCGTGGTAGGCTTGAGCTGATTGGCGATCATTGGGTCTACTCGAATGATCTACAAGAAGTTTACCAGTTCGACTCGCAAGGCAAATTGGTAGCAATACGATCTCCTAACGCACGTTCAGTCTCGCTCGTTTATTCAGCCAATCATGTGACGGTGACGAGTGATACTGGGGAACAGCTAACATTTACACAAGATATAAAATACCAGCCGCTTACTCTAAGCGCTCAAGGTCTGGAGGTTGATTATTCTTACGACGGTGATTGGCGGCTTCTAGGTGTTCAAAAGAATCGGGCTGGATTAATTACTAATCGGAGTTTTTTGTACGAAAACGAAATGTATCCTAGGTTTTTAACAGGCATTATTGACGAGAATGGTGAGCGGTATGCAACCTGGACTTATGACGGTTCAGGGCGGGCAATTTCCAGTAGTCATGCGGATGGAGCTGATCACACAAGTGTTGCGTATAACGCTGATGGTTCCACCAGCGTTACTAATTCCTTAGGTAAAGTCACAAATTATCAGTATCAGGTAGTTAATGGGATCAAGAAAGTGGTTGCCATCGACGGTGAACCATCTCCCAATTGCCCAGGAAGTAACTCTACCTTCACTTACGACGATCGCGGTCTCCTAAAAACCAAGACTGATAACAAGGGCATCGTAACCACCTACGACTACAACGATCGCGGCCTAGAAGTGTCTCGAACCGAGGCTAGTGGCACGGCGCAAGCCCGGACGGTAACCACCGAGTGGCACCCTTCACTGTATTTGCCTTTGGCTGTTACAGAATCTGACCGCATCACGCGTTACCAATATGACGACCAGGGAAGACAGCTCAGCCAAACCGTCGAAAACCGTTAA
- a CDS encoding RHS repeat domain-containing protein → MKTLHRASLLAIALASCLATAGHAAERSWSYTYNDLGLIEIANGPRTDVNDITTYSYDSQGRLTRVSNALGHTTQLSNFDNYGNPQTLVDANGVTTTLTYAPRGWLTSTSVSGTTTGFEHDAIGQITKVTRGDGSWLAYTWSAARRLTQISNNLGEVVEYTYDAMGNRTSQRMKDASGTLAQQQTWAYDELGRLLRAVGAEGQTHKYGYDLNDNPTLSRTPKQHDTNSAYDALNRLVSSTDPLKGVTGLTYDAQDNLTQVVDPRGVTTRYEYDGLGNLTKLISPDSGTTTYTHDAAGNVISKTDARGIKTTYTYDALNRPTGRQYPATPALNIQYHYDITAEGNYGIGRLTAIQDASGITGYVYDARGNLIEQVRSVDVAGSDVYDNLTYAYDTANQLVRIDYPGGISVAYSRNSAGQVTGVTTAQNPQSPSPFASDISYLPFGPLKSLSWANGLTLLRSHDQDYRLTQQSVGPWQASYGYDANSNIESLQGGIFGDLLYGYDELDRLTQEEQAARRQAYAYDAVGNRTTKTVTTLSNGQAQNSTSTALSYATDSNRLTQIDGQAVSSDAAGNLTKDRSNRELEYDPQGRLAKVKISGSLVAEYRYNALGQRTHKLTSGGVTTFLYGPDGQLLGETRYDAAGVKLSSQYYLWLDSLPIGGLALTYNASGAVASSTRFYLHADHLNTPRLATNQAGEEIWRWVSDAFGEGDAISAPNSGLQAINLRFPGQYYDSESGLHYNYFRDYDPETGRYVESDPIGLAGGLNTYGYVEGNPLSYVDPTGENPLAAPFLSWASRGLGIAGRAGAFSGPSSPTFLPPRGVAWNPGQGLALPPLAPPMPATGSDNMCEPEEGDRKNCQALKDSILNTCYGLEPRKRMRCYEAANTAYRQCMGWE, encoded by the coding sequence ATGAAAACCTTGCATCGCGCAAGCTTGCTGGCTATTGCGCTGGCTTCCTGCTTGGCTACAGCCGGGCATGCTGCTGAGCGCAGCTGGAGTTACACCTATAACGACCTTGGCCTGATCGAAATTGCCAATGGGCCGCGGACCGATGTCAATGACATCACCACCTACAGCTACGACAGTCAAGGTCGACTGACCCGGGTCAGTAACGCGCTTGGCCACACCACCCAGCTGTCGAACTTCGATAATTACGGCAATCCTCAAACACTGGTGGATGCCAATGGCGTGACCACCACCCTGACGTACGCCCCTCGGGGCTGGCTGACGTCGACCAGTGTTTCCGGCACCACTACCGGTTTCGAGCACGATGCGATTGGGCAGATCACCAAAGTAACCCGAGGTGACGGCAGTTGGCTGGCCTACACCTGGAGCGCCGCCCGCCGGTTGACCCAGATAAGCAACAACCTGGGCGAGGTTGTCGAGTACACCTATGACGCCATGGGGAATCGCACCTCGCAGCGTATGAAGGATGCCTCCGGCACCTTGGCACAGCAACAGACTTGGGCCTATGACGAACTGGGGCGTTTGCTGCGGGCGGTCGGTGCGGAAGGGCAGACGCATAAGTACGGCTACGACCTCAACGACAATCCGACGCTGAGCCGTACGCCCAAACAGCACGACACCAACAGCGCCTACGATGCCTTGAATCGCCTGGTATCGAGCACCGATCCGCTCAAGGGCGTCACCGGCCTGACCTACGACGCGCAGGACAACCTGACCCAGGTTGTCGATCCGCGAGGTGTCACCACCCGTTATGAATATGACGGCCTCGGCAACCTGACCAAGCTGATCAGCCCGGACAGTGGGACCACCACCTACACCCATGATGCGGCTGGGAACGTCATCAGCAAGACCGATGCCCGGGGTATAAAGACCACCTACACCTACGATGCACTCAATCGACCGACCGGCCGCCAGTATCCGGCAACTCCTGCACTTAACATTCAGTACCACTACGACATCACCGCCGAAGGCAATTACGGCATTGGCAGGCTGACAGCCATCCAGGACGCCAGCGGCATTACCGGTTACGTCTACGACGCCCGCGGCAACCTGATCGAGCAGGTTCGCTCCGTCGACGTAGCCGGCAGTGACGTTTACGACAACCTTACCTATGCCTACGACACGGCCAATCAGTTGGTGCGTATTGATTACCCTGGCGGTATCAGTGTTGCGTATTCACGCAACAGCGCAGGGCAGGTAACGGGTGTCACCACGGCTCAGAACCCACAGTCACCCAGCCCATTCGCCAGCGATATCAGCTACCTGCCGTTCGGCCCGCTCAAAAGCCTGAGCTGGGCCAATGGGCTGACACTCCTGCGCAGCCATGACCAAGACTACCGTCTCACTCAACAAAGTGTCGGCCCCTGGCAAGCCAGCTATGGCTACGATGCCAACAGCAATATCGAAAGCCTGCAGGGCGGCATCTTTGGTGACCTGCTCTATGGTTACGATGAACTTGATCGCCTGACCCAGGAAGAGCAGGCCGCGCGTCGTCAGGCATACGCTTATGACGCCGTGGGCAATCGCACCACCAAAACGGTGACAACTCTGAGTAATGGGCAGGCTCAGAACAGCACATCCACCGCCTTGAGCTACGCCACTGACAGCAACCGCCTGACCCAGATCGATGGCCAGGCTGTCAGCAGCGATGCCGCTGGCAACCTGACCAAGGATCGCAGCAACCGCGAGTTGGAATACGACCCTCAAGGCCGTCTGGCCAAGGTCAAGATCAGTGGCAGCTTGGTGGCAGAGTACCGCTACAACGCCCTCGGCCAACGAACGCACAAGCTCACCAGTGGCGGCGTGACCACCTTTTTGTATGGCCCGGATGGCCAATTGCTGGGTGAGACCCGCTACGACGCGGCCGGCGTCAAGCTCAGCAGCCAATACTACCTGTGGCTTGACAGCCTGCCGATAGGCGGCCTAGCCCTGACGTATAACGCCAGTGGGGCCGTGGCGAGCAGCACACGTTTCTACCTGCACGCCGACCATCTCAACACCCCGCGGTTGGCCACCAACCAGGCCGGTGAGGAAATCTGGCGCTGGGTTTCGGATGCCTTTGGTGAGGGCGATGCGATCAGCGCACCGAACAGCGGCCTGCAGGCCATCAACCTGCGTTTCCCCGGACAGTATTACGACAGTGAAAGCGGGCTGCACTACAACTACTTCAGGGATTACGACCCGGAGACCGGGCGCTACGTCGAAAGCGATCCGATTGGGCTGGCAGGTGGCCTCAATACCTATGGGTATGTGGAAGGAAACCCATTAAGTTATGTTGACCCAACAGGTGAGAACCCCTTAGCGGCACCGTTCCTTAGCTGGGCTTCCAGAGGGTTAGGTATTGCTGGAAGGGCTGGCGCTTTTTCCGGCCCGTCTAGTCCTACGTTCCTGCCGCCTAGAGGAGTGGCTTGGAATCCGGGCCAGGGACTGGCTCTTCCTCCACTTGCGCCGCCGATGCCTGCAACCGGTAGCGACAATATGTGCGAGCCTGAAGAAGGGGATAGAAAAAACTGTCAGGCTCTCAAAGATAGCATTCTGAATACGTGCTATGGCTTGGAGCCTAGGAAAAGAATGAGGTGTTATGAGGCTGCTAATACAGCATATCGCCAGTGCATGGGATGGGAGTAA
- a CDS encoding RHS repeat-associated core domain-containing protein, whose protein sequence is MYGPDGQLLSETRYDANGVKLSSQYYLWLDSLPIGGLALTYTASGAVASSTRFYLHADHLNTPPLATNPAGEEIWRWVSDAFGEGDAISAPNSGLQAINLRFPGQYYGSESGLHYNYFRDYDPETGRYVESDPIGLAGGLNTYGYVEGNPLSYVDPTGENLLAVPLLSWASRGLGIAGRAGAFSGPSSPKFLPPRGVAWNPGRISSNPNCNADVCDWRR, encoded by the coding sequence TTGTATGGCCCGGATGGCCAGTTACTGAGCGAAACTCGCTACGATGCCAACGGCGTCAAGCTCAGCAGCCAGTACTACCTGTGGCTCGACAGCCTACCGATCGGCGGCCTGGCGCTGACGTATACCGCCAGCGGGGCAGTGGCAAGCAGCACACGTTTCTACCTGCACGCGGATCATCTCAACACTCCGCCTCTGGCCACCAACCCGGCGGGTGAGGAAATCTGGCGCTGGGTTTCGGATGCCTTTGGTGAGGGCGATGCGATCAGCGCACCGAACAGTGGCCTGCAGGCCATCAACCTGCGCTTCCCCGGGCAGTACTACGGCAGTGAAAGCGGACTGCACTACAACTACTTCAGGGATTACGACCCGGAGACCGGGCGCTACGTCGAAAGCGATCCGATTGGGCTGGCAGGTGGCCTTAATACCTATGGGTATGTGGAAGGAAACCCATTAAGTTATGTTGACCCAACAGGTGAGAACCTCTTAGCGGTACCGTTACTTAGCTGGGCTTCCAGAGGGTTAGGTATTGCTGGAAGGGCTGGCGCTTTTTCCGGCCCGTCCAGTCCTAAGTTCCTGCCGCCTAGAGGAGTTGCTTGGAATCCAGGAAGGATTAGCTCTAACCCCAATTGCAACGCCGATGTCTGCGACTGGCGACGATAA
- a CDS encoding ankyrin repeat domain-containing protein, with product MNGIRLILGTGADINCKGEHGYTALHNAVEQGHRAAVEYRLTQGADPDSVNDDGVSAAQLAKLLDEGEILHLLGQAAS from the coding sequence ATTAACGGAATCCGCCTGATATTGGGTACTGGAGCTGACATCAATTGCAAAGGGGAGCATGGATATACCGCCCTACATAATGCTGTCGAGCAGGGGCATAGAGCGGCTGTCGAATACCGTTTAACTCAGGGGGCGGATCCTGATTCAGTAAACGATGATGGAGTCTCGGCTGCTCAACTTGCCAAGCTGCTCGACGAAGGTGAAATCCTTCATTTGCTTGGACAAGCTGCTAGCTAA
- the gspE gene encoding type II secretion system ATPase GspE, producing MSVSPSFDAPDASAEPVALRRLPFAFAKRHGVLLHLGADGARVVYRPGASLAAVGEALRFAGLPLDVAEVDIATFDQALSEAYQQDSSAAMQMVEGLGDDMDLASLAERLPETEDLMEQEDDAPIIRLINAILSEAVKENASDIHVETFEKRLVVRFRIDGILREMVQPRRELAGLLVSRIKVMAKLDIAEKRVPQDGRISLRVGGREVDVRVSTLPSANGERVVLRLLDKQAGRLTLTHLGMSPRDQRLMEEVVRKPHGIILVTGPTGSGKTTTLYASLVSLNNGTRNILTVEDPIEYHLEGIGQTQVNSKVDMTFARGLRAILRQDPDVVMVGEIRDRETAEIAVQASLTGHLVLSTLHTNSAIGAITRLVDMGIEPFLLSSSLLGVLAQRLVRTLCPVCKVPYQADAAECALLGIDPDTTPTLYHAKGCSHCNQIGYRGRTGIYELVVFDDHMRTLVHNAASEQEMTRHARTSGPSIRDDGRRNVLAGVTTVEEVLRVSRDE from the coding sequence ATGTCGGTTTCTCCTTCCTTCGATGCGCCTGATGCCTCCGCTGAACCGGTCGCGCTGCGTCGCCTGCCGTTCGCCTTTGCCAAGCGCCACGGGGTCTTGTTGCACCTCGGGGCAGATGGGGCGCGTGTGGTTTATCGCCCAGGGGCGTCATTGGCGGCCGTGGGGGAGGCGTTACGTTTTGCAGGGTTGCCGCTGGATGTGGCGGAAGTGGATATCGCTACGTTCGACCAGGCGTTGAGCGAGGCCTATCAGCAGGACTCGTCCGCTGCCATGCAGATGGTCGAGGGCCTGGGTGATGATATGGACCTGGCCAGCCTCGCGGAACGTTTGCCGGAAACCGAAGACCTGATGGAGCAAGAGGACGATGCGCCGATCATCCGCCTGATCAACGCCATCCTCTCCGAAGCGGTGAAGGAAAACGCCTCTGATATCCATGTGGAGACCTTCGAGAAACGTCTGGTGGTTCGCTTCCGTATCGACGGCATTCTGCGCGAGATGGTCCAGCCGCGTCGCGAGTTGGCCGGCTTGCTGGTCTCGCGGATCAAAGTGATGGCCAAGCTGGATATCGCCGAGAAGCGCGTACCGCAGGATGGGCGCATCTCACTGCGTGTCGGTGGGCGTGAGGTGGATGTGCGGGTGTCGACACTGCCGTCGGCCAATGGCGAACGAGTGGTGTTGCGCCTGCTGGATAAACAGGCGGGGCGCCTGACTCTTACTCATTTGGGTATGAGCCCGCGCGATCAGCGCTTGATGGAAGAGGTGGTGCGCAAGCCTCACGGCATCATTCTGGTGACCGGCCCCACCGGCTCGGGTAAGACCACCACCCTGTATGCCAGCCTGGTGAGCCTGAACAACGGCACACGCAACATCCTCACCGTGGAAGACCCTATCGAATACCACCTGGAGGGTATCGGCCAGACCCAGGTGAATTCCAAGGTGGACATGACCTTCGCCCGTGGTCTGCGGGCGATCCTGCGTCAGGACCCGGACGTGGTGATGGTCGGCGAGATCCGCGACCGGGAAACTGCCGAGATCGCGGTACAGGCTTCGCTCACCGGCCACCTGGTGCTCTCTACCCTGCACACCAACTCGGCCATCGGCGCCATCACCCGCCTGGTGGACATGGGGATCGAGCCGTTCCTGCTGTCATCCTCGCTGCTCGGCGTGCTGGCCCAGCGCCTGGTGCGCACGCTGTGCCCCGTATGCAAGGTGCCGTACCAGGCCGACGCCGCGGAATGCGCGCTGCTGGGTATCGACCCGGACACTACGCCCACCCTCTACCACGCCAAGGGATGCAGCCACTGCAATCAGATCGGCTACCGCGGTCGTACCGGTATCTATGAGCTGGTGGTCTTCGATGACCATATGCGCACCCTGGTACATAACGCCGCTTCCGAGCAGGAAATGACCCGCCACGCTCGCACCAGCGGCCCCAGCATCCGCGATGACGGCCGGCGCAACGTATTGGCCGGGGTGACCACGGTTGAAGAAGTACTGCGTGTGAGCCGCGACGAATAA
- the gspF gene encoding type II secretion system inner membrane protein GspF has translation MAAFEYIALDSRGQQRKGVMEGDSARQVRQLLRDKQLAPLDVKPTRSHKERNSGAGWSFQRGLSASDLALLTRQLATLVQAAMPIEEALLAVAEQSETPRVKAMMLAVRSRVLEGNSLANSLKEYPSAFPELYRATVAAGEHAGHLSLVLEQLADYTEQRQQSRQRVQLALLYPLILMATSLIIVGFLLGYVVPDVVKVFLDSGQRLPALTRGLIGASDLVKNWGWLFLVGSVAGIVMARAALRRDATRLRWHIVLLRLPVIGRLARATDTARFASTLAILTRSGVPLVDALGISSQVISNRSIRAKVQVAAQKVREGGSLTRSLEQTNEFPPMMRHMIASGEKSGELDQMLSRTARNQENDLAARIAMLVGLFEPLMLVFMGAVVLVIVLAILLPILSLNQLVG, from the coding sequence ATGGCCGCCTTCGAGTACATCGCCCTCGACAGCCGGGGCCAGCAGCGCAAGGGCGTAATGGAGGGTGACAGCGCCCGCCAGGTGCGCCAGCTGCTGCGCGACAAGCAACTGGCGCCGCTGGATGTAAAACCTACCCGCAGCCACAAGGAGCGCAACAGCGGCGCCGGCTGGAGTTTTCAGCGCGGTTTGTCGGCGTCCGATCTGGCCTTGCTGACACGGCAACTGGCGACCTTGGTGCAAGCGGCCATGCCCATCGAGGAAGCGCTGCTGGCTGTTGCCGAGCAGAGCGAAACGCCACGGGTGAAGGCGATGATGCTGGCGGTACGCTCCCGGGTGCTGGAGGGCAACAGCCTGGCCAACAGCCTCAAGGAATACCCATCCGCATTTCCCGAGCTGTACCGGGCGACGGTGGCGGCGGGTGAGCATGCCGGGCATCTATCACTGGTTTTGGAACAGTTGGCCGATTACACCGAGCAGCGTCAGCAGTCGCGGCAACGGGTGCAGCTGGCGTTGTTGTATCCACTGATCTTGATGGCCACCTCGCTGATCATCGTGGGCTTTCTGCTTGGTTATGTGGTGCCGGACGTGGTCAAGGTGTTCCTTGACTCCGGCCAGCGGCTGCCGGCATTGACCCGTGGCCTGATCGGCGCCAGCGACCTGGTGAAGAACTGGGGCTGGTTGTTTCTGGTCGGCTCCGTGGCCGGTATCGTCATGGCCCGCGCTGCGTTGCGCCGTGATGCTACGCGCCTGCGCTGGCACATCGTGTTGCTGCGCCTGCCGGTGATTGGTCGCCTGGCTCGTGCCACCGATACCGCGCGGTTCGCCTCGACCCTGGCGATTCTCACCCGTAGCGGTGTGCCGCTGGTGGATGCGCTGGGCATTTCGTCCCAGGTGATCAGCAACCGCTCCATTCGCGCCAAGGTGCAGGTGGCGGCACAGAAGGTGCGCGAGGGCGGCAGCCTGACCCGCAGCCTGGAGCAGACCAACGAATTCCCGCCGATGATGCGGCATATGATCGCCAGCGGCGAGAAGTCCGGCGAGCTCGACCAGATGCTCTCACGCACCGCGCGCAACCAGGAAAATGACCTGGCCGCGCGCATCGCCATGCTGGTCGGGCTGTTCGAGCCGTTGATGCTGGTATTCATGGGGGCGGTGGTGCTGGTGATCGTGCTGGCCATCCTGCTGCCGATTCTTTCTCTTAACCAACTCGTGGGGTGA
- the gspG gene encoding type II secretion system major pseudopilin GspG, with product MVVVVILGILAALIVPQVMSRPDQAKITVASGDVKAISAALNMYKLDNFAYPSTQQGLEALVKKPSGNPAPKNWNKDGYLARLPVDPWGNPYQYLAPGTKGPFDLYSLGADGKEGGTDSDADIGNWEN from the coding sequence ATGGTGGTGGTGGTCATCCTCGGCATCCTTGCCGCGCTGATCGTCCCGCAGGTGATGAGCCGCCCGGATCAGGCCAAGATCACCGTCGCCAGCGGTGACGTCAAAGCGATTTCAGCCGCGTTGAACATGTACAAGCTCGACAACTTCGCCTACCCGAGCACCCAGCAGGGGCTCGAAGCCCTGGTGAAAAAGCCCAGCGGCAATCCGGCACCGAAGAACTGGAACAAGGACGGCTACCTCGCACGCCTGCCGGTCGATCCGTGGGGCAACCCCTATCAGTACCTGGCCCCAGGTACCAAAGGCCCGTTCGACCTGTACTCGCTGGGCGCTGACGGTAAAGAGGGTGGCACCGACAGCGACGCCGATATCGGTAACTGGGAAAACTGA
- the gspH gene encoding type II secretion system minor pseudopilin GspH, which produces MRQARGFTLIELLVVLVIIGTMVSMAVLSIGSSSGSRELRNEAERLAALIGVLADEAVLDGQEYGLRVTPESYQVLIYDSLSGTWSEADSQKEHRAPASLRLTLELDGEALKLPEPDVQDDQPGLASNREEKKEPLVPQLLILSSGELSPFRLRLEERRAGGNAYALVSDGYQLPSADMDDRP; this is translated from the coding sequence ATGCGCCAGGCCCGCGGCTTTACCCTGATCGAATTGCTGGTGGTGTTGGTCATCATCGGCACCATGGTCAGCATGGCGGTGCTGTCCATCGGCAGCAGCAGTGGTAGTCGCGAGTTGCGTAACGAAGCCGAACGCCTGGCCGCCCTGATCGGTGTGTTGGCCGACGAGGCCGTGCTCGATGGCCAGGAATACGGCCTGCGGGTCACGCCCGAGAGTTATCAGGTGCTGATCTATGACAGCCTCTCCGGTACCTGGAGCGAGGCCGACAGCCAGAAGGAACACCGTGCCCCGGCTAGCCTGCGCCTTACTCTGGAGCTGGACGGCGAGGCACTCAAGTTGCCCGAGCCAGACGTGCAGGATGATCAGCCCGGCCTGGCCAGCAACCGTGAGGAAAAGAAAGAACCCTTGGTGCCGCAACTGCTGATTCTTTCCAGTGGCGAGTTGTCGCCGTTTCGCCTGCGCCTCGAAGAGCGCCGCGCTGGCGGCAATGCCTATGCCTTGGTGAGTGACGGCTACCAGTTGCCCAGTGCCGATATGGATGATCGGCCATGA